One window of the Ziziphus jujuba chloroplast, complete genome genome contains the following:
- the rps15 gene encoding ribosomal protein S15: MVKNSFISGISQEEKEEKVGSVEFQIRSLTNRIRKLSSHLELHRKDYLSQRGLRQILGKRQRLLSYLSKKNRICYKELINQLDIRESKTR, translated from the coding sequence ATGGTAAAAAATTCATTCATCTCGGGTATTTCGCAAGAAGAAAAAGAAGAAAAAGTAGGATCTGTTGAATTTCAAATACGCAGCCTCACCAATAGGATACGAAAACTTTCTTCACATTTGGAATTGCACAGAAAAGACTATTTATCTCAGAGAGGCCTACGTCAAATTTTGGGAAAACGCCAACGGCTGCTGTCTTATTTGTCAAAGAAAAATAGAATATGTTATAAAGAATTAATTAATCAGTTGGATATTCGGGAATCAAAAACTCGCTAA
- the ndhH gene encoding NADH-plastoquinone oxidoreductase subunit 7 — translation MNIPATRNDLMVVNMGPHHPSMHGVLRLIVTLDGEDVIDCEPILGYLHRGMEKIAENRTIIQYLPYVTRWDYLATMFTEAITVNGPEQLGNIQVPKRASYIRVIMLELSRIASHLLWLGPFMADIGAQTPFFYIFRERELIYDLFEAATGMRMMHNYFRIGGVAADLPHGWIDKCLDFCDYFLTGIAEYQKLITRNPIFLERVEGVGIIGTEEVINWGLSGPMLRASGIQWDLRKVDHYECYDEFDWEVQWQKEGDSLARYLVRIGEMTESIKIIQQALEGIPGGPYENLEIRYFDREKNPKWNDFEYRFISKKPSPTFELPKQELYVRVEAPKGELGIFLIGDQGGFPWRWKIRPPGFINLQILPQLVKRMKLADIMTILGSIDIIMGEVDR, via the coding sequence ATGAATATACCAGCTACAAGAAACGACCTCATGGTAGTAAATATGGGTCCCCACCACCCATCAATGCATGGTGTTCTTCGACTCATCGTTACTCTAGATGGTGAAGATGTTATTGACTGTGAACCAATATTGGGCTATTTACACCGAGGGATGGAAAAAATTGCGGAAAACCGAACAATTATACAATATCTGCCTTATGTAACCCGTTGGGATTATTTAGCTACTATGTTCACAGAAGCAATAACCGTAAATGGCCCGGAGCAGTTGGGAAATATTCAAGTGCCTAAAAGAGCCAGCTATATCCGAGTAATTATGTTGGAGTTGAGTCGTATAGCTTCTCATCTGCTATGGCTCGGCCCTTTTATGGCAGATATTGGTGCACAGACGCCTTTCTTCTATATTTTCCGAGAAAGAGAATTAATATATGATCTATTCGAAGCTGCCACCGGTATGAGAATGATGCATAATTATTTTCGTATCGGAGGAGTAGCTGCTGATCTACCTCATGGCTGGATAGATAAATGTTTGGATTTTTGCGATTATTTTTTAACAGGAATCGCTGAATATCAAAAACTTATTACACGAAATCCTATTTTTTTAGAACGAGTTGAAGGAGTAGGCATTATTGGTACAGAGGAAGTAATAAATTGGGGTTTATCAGGCCCAATGCTGCGGGCTTCCGGAATACAATGGGATCTTCGTAAAGTTGATCATTATGAGTGTTACGACGAATTTGATTGGGAAGTCCAGTGGCAAAAAGAAGGAGATTCGTTAGCTCGTTATCTAGTCCGAATTGGTGAAATGACAGAATCCATAAAAATTATTCAACAGGCTCTGGAAGGAATTCCGGGAGGGCCATATGAGAATTTAGAAATCCGATACTTTGATAGAGAAAAGAATCCCAAATGGAATGATTTTGAATATCGATTTATTAGTAAAAAACCTTCTCCTACATTTGAATTACCGAAACAAGAACTCTATGTTAGAGTCGAAGCCCCAAAAGGAGAATTGGGAATTTTTCTGATAGGGGATCAGGGTGGTTTTCCTTGGAGATGGAAAATTCGCCCACCAGGTTTTATCAATTTGCAAATTCTTCCTCAGTTAGTTAAAAGAATGAAATTGGCTGATATTATGACGATACTAGGTAGCATAGATATCATTATGGGAGAAGTTGATCGTTGA